Proteins from one Camelina sativa cultivar DH55 chromosome 8, Cs, whole genome shotgun sequence genomic window:
- the LOC104707007 gene encoding protein DEHYDRATION-INDUCED 19 homolog 6-like — protein MDSDSWSDRLASASRRYQLDFLSRSDNFLGFEEIEGEDDFREEYACPFCSDYFDIVSLCCHIDEDHPMDAKNGVCPVCAVKVSSDMIAHITLQHANMFKVTRKRKSRRGGAQSMLSILKREFPDGNFQSLFEGSSRAVPSSSASIAADHLLSSFISPMADDFFISESSLCAETSSAKTTSNQSLPERNVEKQSLSAEDHREKLKQSEFVQGILSSMILDDNL, from the exons atGGATTCTGATTCTTGGAGTGATCGTCTCGCATCGGCTTCAAGAAGATATCAGCTCGATTTCTTATCTCGATCTG ACAATTTCTTGGGATTTGAGGAGATAGAGGGAGAAGATGACTTCAGGGAGGAGTATGCTTGCCCCTTCTGCTCAGACTATTTTGATATCGTGTCTCTTTGCTGCCACATTGATGAAGATCATCCTATGGACGCCAAAAATGGG GTATGTCCCGTTTGTGCGGTGAAAGTGAGCTCTGATATGATCGCTCATATAACACTTCAACATGCAAATATGTTCAAG GTGACACggaaaagaaaatcaagaagagGTGGGGCTCAGTCCATGCTATCAATCTTGAAAAGAGAGTTTCCTGATGGGAATTTTCAGAGCCTATTTGAAGGATCGTCGCGTGCGGTACCCTCTTCTTCTGCCAGTATAGCTGCTGATCATTTGCTGTCTTCGTTCATTTCACCAATGGCTGATGACTTTTTCATTTCTGAGTCAAGTCTATGTGCAGAAACAAGTTCTGCCAAGACAACATCGAACCAGAGTTTGCCTGAAAG GAATGTTGAGAAGCAGTCTCTTTCAGCAGAGGATCACAGAGAGAAGTTGAAACAGAGCGAATTCGTTCAAGGGATTCTGAGCTCTATGATTCTTGACGACAACTTATAA
- the LOC104707005 gene encoding F-box/kelch-repeat protein At5g26960-like isoform X1, whose translation MTLPSLSLSNSQTYTFLFCLFLKNLRRYLILSSLMSEHCNSRHFSWLMKSCLPNPSDAKSLVPIHQPSANLSTTIASLPDDLLLECISRVPSSSIPSLSVVCRRWSRLLHSPYFLHLRRRSGLLRHSLIAISAVDSGLFAADLQFLQSDVATWKVSLAVSSRSVDGSYGSLSHARAAAIGPRVYVVSRNAVLRYDSWMGTLVLRSPMLFPRKKFAIAVVSGKIYVAGGGGGSEVAAAVEEYDPEFNRWEVVTQSARKRYGCIGAAVDKVFYVIGGLKIGNETSRAVAARVYASSMDLFDVESRQWLRSRSVPGGGCVVAACAAVGYVYVLSSHAVELSFWRFDARRRGGNSGFGEWRRLKSPPLPAQVRLDGTVRFSCVGVEDKVAVVQVVGCIDDLLRRSGRSERGLRESLVLMYDTVDGEWRRAADLPEMITRAACTCVEW comes from the exons ATGAcacttccctctctctctctcagtaaCTCTCAGacatacacatttttattttgtttatttctaaaGAATCTCAGAAGATATCTAATTCTATCCTCTCTGATGTCAGAGCATTGCAACTCTCGGCACTTCTCATGGCTGATGAAATCTTGTTTACCAAATCCCTCCGACGCCAAATCACTCGTTCCGATTCACCAACCGTCGGCGAATCTTTCTACAACGATAGCTTCTCTACCTGACGATTTGCTCCTCGAATGTATCTCCAGAGTCCCTTCCTCTTCGATTCCTTCTCTCTCCGTCGTTTGTCGCCGCTG GTCTCGTCTCCTCCACTCTCCTTACTTCCTCCACCTCCGCCGTCGTTCAGGTCTTCTCCGGCATTCTCTCATCGCTATCTCCGCCGTCGATTCTGGTCTTTTCGCCGCGGATTTGCAGTTTCTTCAGTCCGACGTCGCGACTTGGAAAGTGTCTCTCGCGGTTTCGAGTAGGTCTGTTGACGGTAGTTATGGAAGTTTGTCCCATGCTCGCGCGGCGGCGATCGGACCTAGGGTTTATGTTGTTAGTAGAAATGCTGTTTTGAGATACGATTCGTGGATGGGGACGCTTGTTTTGAGATCTCCGATGCTTTTCCCGAGGAAAAAATTCGCAATCGCGGTGGTTTCGGGTAAGATCTACGTtgccggaggtggtggtggttcggAGGTTGCGGCGGCGGTTGAAGAGTACGATCCGGAGTTTAATCGGTGGGAAGTTGTGACACAATCGGCGAGGAAGAGATACGGTTGCATCGGAGCAGCTGTGGACAAAGTTTTTTATGTCATCGGTGGTTTGAAAATTGGGAACGAGACCTCACGCGCGGTTGCGGCGCGTGTTTACGCTAGCTCTATGGATCTTTTCGATGTGGAATCGCGTCAGTGGTTGAGGAGCCGTTCGGTTCCTGGCGGTGGATGTGTGGTGGCGGCGTGTGCGGCGGTTGGATATGTGTACGTGTTAAGCAGCCACGCCGTGGAGCTTTCGTTCTGGCGATTTGACGCGCGTCGCCGCGGTGGTAACAGCGGGTTCGGAGAATGGCGGAGGCTGAAAAGTCCGCCGTTGCCGGCTCAAGTGCGGTTAGACGGAACGGTGAGGTTTAGCTGCGTCGGAGTGGAAGATAAAGTGGCGGTGGTTCAGGTGGTGGGATGCATTGACGATTTGCTCCGGCGAAGTGGGAGGAGTGAGCGAGGGCTGAGAGAGAGCCTTGTGTTGATGTACGATACGGTGGATGGAGAGTGGAGAAGAGCGGCGGATCTACCGGAGATGATTACACGCGCCGCATGTACGTGTGTGGAGTGGTGA
- the LOC104707006 gene encoding syntaxin-41-like isoform X1, whose product MATTSRTLLFRKYRNSLRSVRAPLSSSSSLTGTRSGVGPVIEMSSTSLMNPNRSYAPVSTEDPGNSSKGAITVGLPPAWVDVSEEISVNIQRARTKMAELGKAHAKALMPSFGDGKEDQHNIESLTQEITFLLKKSEKQLQRLSVAGPSEDSNVRKNVQRSLATDLQLLSMELRKKQSTYLKRLRQQKEDGVDLEMNLSRNRYRPEEDDFGDMLNEHQMSKIKKSEEVSVEREKEIQQVVESVNDLAQIMKDLSALVIDQGTIVDRIDYNIENVATTVEDGLKQLQKAERTQRHGGMVKCASVLVILCFIMLLLLILKEIFL is encoded by the exons ATGGCGACGACGAGTCGTACGTTGTTGTTCAGGAAGTATAGGAACTCTCTGAGGAGCGTTCGAGCTCCAttgtcttcatcatcttcattgacGGGAACACGATCCGGCGTTGGTCCGGTTATAGAGATGTCGAGCACATCTTTAATGAATCCGAATCGCTCTTACGCTCCTGTTAGTACCGAAGATCCTGGGAATTCGAG TAAAGGTGCGATAACAGTGGGATTACCACCAGCTTGGGTTGATGTCTCTGAAGAGATCTCTGTTAACATACAGCGTGCAAGGACTAAAATGGCTGAGTTGGGAAAGGCTCATGCCAAGGCGTTAATGCCGTCGTTTGGAGATGGTAAAGAAGATCAACATAATATTGAGTCTTTGACACAAGAGATCACTTTTCTATTAAAGAAGTCTGAGAAGCAACTTCAGAGGCTTTCTGTAGCTGGACCTTCTGAAGATTCAAACGTTAGGAAAAACGTGCAG CGATCTCTTGCCACTGATCTCCAACTTCTTTCTATGGAGCTACGCAAGAAACAGTCAACCTATTTGAAACGCTTGAGACAGCAAAAAGAG GATGGGGTAGATTTAGAGATGAATCTGAGCAGAAACAGATATAGacctgaagaagatgattttggCGATATG TTAAATGAGCATCAGATGTCGAAGATTAAAAAGAGCGAGGAAGTATCCGtagagagggagaaagagatACAACAG GTTGTAGAATCAGTAAACGACCTTGCTCAAATCATGAAAGATCTTTCTGCACTTGTGATAGATCAG GGTACAATAGTTGATCGGATAGACTATAATATTGAAAACGTCGCTACTACTGTTGAAGATGGCCTCAAACAACTGCAGAAG GCAGAGCGAACACAGAGACATGGAGGGATGGTGAAGTGTGCGTCTGTGCTTGTCATCCTCTGTTTCATCATGCTGTTACTCTTAATTCTTAAGGAAATATTCTTGTGA
- the LOC104707005 gene encoding F-box/kelch-repeat protein At5g26960-like isoform X2 codes for MTLPSLSLSNSQTYTFLFCLFLKNLRRYLILSSLMSEHCNSRHFSWLMKSCLPNPSDAKSLVPIHQPSANLSTTIASLPDDLLLECISRVPSSSIPSLSVVCRRWSRLLHSPYFLHLRRRSGLLRHSLIAISAVDSGLFAADLQFLQSEVATWKVSLAVSSRSVDGSYGSLSHARAAAIGPRVYVVSRNAVLRYDSWMGTLVLRSPMLFPRKKFAIAVVSGKIYVAGGGGGSEVAAAVEEYDPEFNRWEVVTQSARKRYGCIGAAVDKVFYVIGGLKIGNETSRAVAARVYASSMDLFDVESRQWLRSRSVPGGGCVVAACAAVGYVYVLSSHAVELSFWRFDARRRGGNSGFGEWRRLKSPPLPAQVRLDGTVRFSCVGVEDKVAVVQVVGCIDDLLRRSGRSERGLRESLVLMYDTVDGEWRRAADLPEMITRAACTCVEW; via the exons ATGAcacttccctctctctctctcagtaaCTCTCAGacatacacatttttattttgtttatttctaaaGAATCTCAGAAGATATCTAATTCTATCCTCTCTGATGTCAGAGCATTGCAACTCTCGGCACTTCTCATGGCTGATGAAATCTTGTTTACCAAATCCCTCCGACGCCAAATCACTCGTTCCGATTCACCAACCGTCGGCGAATCTTTCTACAACGATAGCTTCTCTACCTGACGATTTGCTCCTCGAATGTATCTCCAGAGTCCCTTCCTCTTCGATTCCTTCTCTCTCCGTCGTTTGTCGCCGCTGGTCTCGTCTCCTCCACTCTCCTTACTTCCTCCACCTCCGCCGTCGTTCAGGTCTTCTCCGGCATTCTCTCATCGCTATCTCCGCCGTCGATTCTGGGCTTTTCGCCGCGGATTTGCAGTTTCTTCAGTCCGAGGTCGCGACTTGGAAAGTGTCTCTCGCGGTTTCGAGTAG GTCTGTTGACGGTAGTTATGGAAGTTTGTCCCATGCTCGCGCGGCGGCGATCGGACCTAGGGTTTATGTTGTTAGTAGAAATGCTGTTTTGAGATACGATTCGTGGATGGGGACGCTTGTTTTGAGATCTCCGATGCTTTTCCCGAGGAAAAAATTCGCAATCGCGGTGGTTTCGGGTAAGATCTACGTtgccggaggtggtggtggttcggAGGTTGCGGCGGCGGTTGAAGAGTACGATCCGGAGTTTAATCGGTGGGAAGTTGTGACACAATCGGCGAGGAAGAGATACGGTTGCATCGGAGCAGCTGTGGACAAAGTTTTTTATGTCATCGGTGGTTTGAAAATTGGGAACGAGACCTCACGCGCGGTTGCGGCGCGTGTTTACGCTAGCTCTATGGATCTTTTCGATGTGGAATCGCGTCAGTGGTTGAGGAGCCGTTCGGTTCCTGGCGGTGGATGTGTGGTGGCGGCGTGTGCGGCGGTTGGATATGTGTACGTGTTAAGCAGCCACGCCGTGGAGCTTTCGTTCTGGCGATTTGACGCGCGTCGCCGCGGTGGTAACAGCGGGTTCGGAGAATGGCGGAGGCTGAAAAGTCCGCCGTTGCCGGCTCAAGTGCGGTTAGACGGAACGGTGAGGTTTAGCTGCGTCGGAGTGGAAGATAAAGTGGCGGTGGTTCAGGTGGTGGGATGCATTGACGATTTGCTCCGGCGAAGTGGGAGGAGTGAGCGAGGGCTGAGAGAGAGCCTTGTGTTGATGTACGATACGGTGGATGGAGAGTGGAGAAGAGCGGCGGATCTACCGGAGATGATTACACGCGCCGCATGTACGTGTGTGGAGTGGTGA
- the LOC104707006 gene encoding syntaxin-41-like isoform X2, producing the protein MAELGKAHAKALMPSFGDGKEDQHNIESLTQEITFLLKKSEKQLQRLSVAGPSEDSNVRKNVQRSLATDLQLLSMELRKKQSTYLKRLRQQKEDGVDLEMNLSRNRYRPEEDDFGDMLNEHQMSKIKKSEEVSVEREKEIQQVVESVNDLAQIMKDLSALVIDQGTIVDRIDYNIENVATTVEDGLKQLQKAERTQRHGGMVKCASVLVILCFIMLLLLILKEIFL; encoded by the exons ATGGCTGAGTTGGGAAAGGCTCATGCCAAGGCGTTAATGCCGTCGTTTGGAGATGGTAAAGAAGATCAACATAATATTGAGTCTTTGACACAAGAGATCACTTTTCTATTAAAGAAGTCTGAGAAGCAACTTCAGAGGCTTTCTGTAGCTGGACCTTCTGAAGATTCAAACGTTAGGAAAAACGTGCAG CGATCTCTTGCCACTGATCTCCAACTTCTTTCTATGGAGCTACGCAAGAAACAGTCAACCTATTTGAAACGCTTGAGACAGCAAAAAGAG GATGGGGTAGATTTAGAGATGAATCTGAGCAGAAACAGATATAGacctgaagaagatgattttggCGATATG TTAAATGAGCATCAGATGTCGAAGATTAAAAAGAGCGAGGAAGTATCCGtagagagggagaaagagatACAACAG GTTGTAGAATCAGTAAACGACCTTGCTCAAATCATGAAAGATCTTTCTGCACTTGTGATAGATCAG GGTACAATAGTTGATCGGATAGACTATAATATTGAAAACGTCGCTACTACTGTTGAAGATGGCCTCAAACAACTGCAGAAG GCAGAGCGAACACAGAGACATGGAGGGATGGTGAAGTGTGCGTCTGTGCTTGTCATCCTCTGTTTCATCATGCTGTTACTCTTAATTCTTAAGGAAATATTCTTGTGA
- the LOC104707004 gene encoding exonuclease DPD1, chloroplastic/mitochondrial gives MCVSISQVSRLSFHSFGGSCCERVHGWLKSSSSLKLLDVRASSVDGKARWVRRNVSTTTQGSRSNNTKSSVLGGTIPVTRIIDEESRTKIQQQPFGNLQQRLSQDKDLPKLLTVIVSDLETTGFNRTKERIIEIAAQDLAGGENSTFQTLVNPGEVPVTNTNIHGIRNDMVRRPEVPRMEDLIPIFLRYVESRQKPGGYVMVVAHNGKAFDFQFLINEFNRCSFEIPHNWLLLDSLPLGREHMKIIHPTVKPKAGLEVLAEHYSLTRDGDAHRALSDVLLLSQVFQKLTIDLKLSVSDLVLRSHTASDIATAMAKNKKA, from the exons ATGTGTGTCTCAATCTCGCAAGTCTCTAGACTTAGCTTCCATTCATTTGGAGGTTCTTGCTGTGAACGTGTTCATGGCTGGCTCAAGAGCAGCTCAAGCCTGAAGCTGCTTGATGTTAGAGCTTCTTCGGTTGATGGCAAAGCCAGATGGGTCAGACGAAACGTGAGTACAACTACACAAGGTAGTAGAAGCAACAACACTAAGAGCAGTGTGTTGGGAGGAACAATCCCTGTAACCAGGATTATAGATGAAGAGAGCAGGACCAAGATACAGCAGCAGCCTTTTGGAAATCTTCAGCAACGGCTTTCCCAAGACAAAGATCTGCCTAAACTCCTCACGGTTATAGTCTCTGATCTTGAGACAACCGGCTTTAATAGAACGAAGGAGCGGATAATTGAAATTGCAGCACAGGATTTAGCTGGTGGTGAGAACAGCACATTTCAGACTCTCGTCAACCCGGGGGAAGTTCCTGTAACTAACACAAATATCCACGGAATCAGGAATGATATGGTTCGTCGACCCGAGGTTCCAAG GATGGAAGACCTGATACCGATATTTCTGCGGTATGTTGAGAGTCGACAGAAGCCTGGAGGCTATGTGATGGTAGTTGCTCACAATGGAAAGGCATTTGACTTCCAGTTTTTGATCAACGAGTTTAACCGTTGTTCTTTTGAGATTCCTCATAATTGGTTGTTACTCGACTCGCTCCCACTCGGCAGAGAGCACATGAAAATTATAC ACCCAACAGTAAAGCCAAAAGCAGGATTAGAAGTTCTTGCAGAACACTATAGTCTTACGAGGGATGGTGACGCTCACAGAGCCTTGTCAGATGTTTTACTCCTATCTCAGGTGTTCCAGAAACTCACCATTGATCTCAAGCTCTCCGTTTCTGATCTCGTTCTCCGCTCTCACACCGCATCCGATATCGCGACTGCCATGGCCAAGAACAAGAAGGCCTGA